In Drosophila santomea strain STO CAGO 1482 chromosome 2L, Prin_Dsan_1.1, whole genome shotgun sequence, a single window of DNA contains:
- the LOC120458863 gene encoding LOW QUALITY PROTEIN: trypsin alpha (The sequence of the model RefSeq protein was modified relative to this genomic sequence to represent the inferred CDS: inserted 2 bases in 1 codon) has translation MYINSYVKLMAINSLSAGRVSQPEGRIIGGETIEIEQTPWQVSLLHNGGLRCGGSFFITAAHCFFDKFGRRHSDQEFQVRAGSAVTDFNGNLVEVVAIKIHENFRGHINDIAIVRLSKPLEFTNKVMPIPLATTNPYPGTTAFVSGWGLFXLFPKNLQGLTVYIQSLDYCGLFDPSIVCAGTFRRATCRGDSGGPLVVNNELVGVVTGSFDLNCMSSTSCASVPYLREWILTTVASI, from the exons ATGTACATAAATTCATATGTTAAATTAAT GGCGATCAATTCCCTGTCCGCAGGACGAGTAAGCCAACCAGAAGGGCGCATTATCGGTGGAGAAACCATTGAAATCGAACAGACACCCTGGCAGGTGTCCTTGTTACATAATGGCGGCCTTAGGTGTGGGGGCTCTTTTTTCATTACTGCGGCCCATTGCTTTTTTGATAAGTTCGGAAGACGACATAGTGACCAGGAATTTCAAGTTCGAGCGGGATCCGCCGTAACAGACTTCAATGGAAATCTTGTCGAAGTAGTCGCCATAAAAATACATGAAAATTTTCGTGGACATATCAACGACATCGCCATCGTGCGCTTAAGTAAGCCACTCGAGTTCACAAACAAAGTTATGCCCATTCCTTTGGCCACGACGAATCCTTATCCTGGAACGACTGCCTTCGTCTCTGGCTGGGGATTATT CTTATTTCCTAAAAATCTTCAAGGATTAACCGTTTACATTCAAAGTCTTGACTATTGTGGATTATTTGATCCATCGATAGTATGTGCAGGAACTTTTAGAAGGGCGACTTGTAGAGGAGACTCTGGAGGACCATTGGTAGTTAACAACGAACTTGTGGGTGTTGTCACCGGCAGTTTTGACCTCAATTGCATGTCTAGTACATCCTGCGCCAGTGTCCCGTATTTACGTGAATGGATATTAACTACTGTTGCctcaatttaa
- the LOC120458873 gene encoding defense protein l(2)34Fc — MFRLLVLAACLAISVHAYSDGAPKAACRDLTPQHGAKLQVTKPPYSISGPSHVRSDQKLTLTLGGDEFLGFMIQARDGQNRVVGQFQVVDPVHSQTLDCSGKDDTITHLKAQKGQPLTGITFDWIPPAGYKGNVKFMATVVQTGFVYWVGRVTKDIDVE, encoded by the exons ATGTTCCGTCTGCTGGTTCTTGCGGCCTGCCTGGCCATCAGTGTCCACGCCTACTCCGATGGTGCTCCGAAG GCCGCCTGCCGGGACCTGACGCCCCAGCACGGAGCCAAGCTGCAGGTGACCAAGCCCCCGTACAGCATTTCCGGACCCTCCCACGTGCGCTCGGATCAGAAGCTGACCCTTACGCTGGGCGGCGACGAGTTCCTTGGCTTCATGATCCAGGCACGCGATGGCCAGAACCGCGTCGTCGGCCAGTTCCAGGTGGTGGACCCCGTGCACTCGCAGACCCTGGACTGCTCCGGCAAGGACGATACCATCACCCACCTGAAAGCGCAAAAGGGCCAGCCGCTGACCGGCATCACCTTCGATTGGATCCCGCCAGCAGGCTACAAGGGCAACGTGAAGTTCATGGCCACCGTGGTGCAGACCGGATTCGTCTACTGGGTGGGTCGCGTAACGAAGGACATCGATGTGGAGTAG
- the LOC120458881 gene encoding LOW QUALITY PROTEIN: uncharacterized protein LOC120458881 (The sequence of the model RefSeq protein was modified relative to this genomic sequence to represent the inferred CDS: substituted 1 base at 1 genomic stop codon), with protein MGAEQSALLACTQTGIHEEHMELVNSKLFFRLYFDRMPQPVTGPVTEALLHLVGNLRTAGVINADETQSIKDEYDSGESDATSELSWGSEVSTASCPDVEIXPIQIARFESHNASINEPDETNVLTLPLFK; from the exons ATGGGTGCAGAGCAATCGGCATTGTTGGCCTGCACTCAGACGGGAATCCATGAGGAGCATATGGAGCTGGTCAACTCAAAGTTGTTCTTTCGATTGTACTTTGATAGGATGCCCCAGCCTGTGACGGGTCCAGTGACAGAAGCGCTCCTCCACTTGGTAGGAAACTTGCGCACGGCAGGCGTAATTAATG CTGACGAAACCCAATCGATCAAGGACGAATACGATAGCGGGGAAAGCGATGCCACTTCGGAGCTCAGTTGGGGCAGTGAAGTCTCGACAGCATCGTGTCCGGATGTGGAAATATAACCCATACAGATAGCCCGATTTGAGTCCCACAATGCGTCCATTAATGAGCCCGATGAGACGAATGTACTTACGCTACCATTGTTCAAATAA
- the LOC120458831 gene encoding transcription termination factor, mitochondrial has product MIRSLLRSFETALKLHASSNTASLNCSRRLLFSQYENRASLSKSPLTTSGTLGSNEADNDYVPYRQDQETGTKARVLLETLRERFRFTDAELQRIMSDELVHRCYRGRSLALTMDTLQLEGVSRRSFVEYPWLLSLDNKRLELKLQLIKSMEFKDINHFVPFLRLTVPRLRKLVGALNSERVTMPQGNRVYYISEKLEVSPDIVSKYLSKRLFILEMPYEMFEKNLQHMIDYNVSPINVLKDLWAFRYTPKSVQLRLERAKRAKKDKIMPWMVRCPEPILQRSLKLSLDELKVLGEFSSVVEYLAHRLGFSASEAKAIMDKHPQVHTVRVTKIKEVLDYLLDEAQFTRFEVAQVPRILCHSLKTTKKRMEELKSHGCRPSSLVILCRSRREYDKFLQHWISQERNPQSVSEG; this is encoded by the exons ATGATTAGAAGCCTTTTACGCAGCTTCGAGACGGCGCTCAAGCTGCATGCAAGCTCAAATACAGCTTCATTGAACTGCAGCAGGCGCCTGCTCTTTTCGCAGTACGAAAACCGCGCCAGTCTGAGCAAATCCCCGCTGACCACCAGTGGCACTTTAGGGAGCAACGAGGCGGACAACGATTATGTGCCTTATCGCCAGGACCAGGAGACGGGCACCAAGGCGCGGGTGCTTCTTGAAACTCTGCGGGAACGCTTTCGCTTCACGGACGCTGAGCTGCAGAGGATAATGAGCGACGAGCTGGTGCACCGCTGCTACCGCGGAAGATCGCTGGCTCTGACCATGGACACACTGCAGCTAGAGGGCGTCAGCAGGCGCAGCTTCGTGGAGTATCCTTGGCTTCTGTCCCTGGACAACA AACGCTTGGAGCTAAAGCTGCAGCTAATCAAGTCAATGGAGTTTAAGGACATCAATCATTTTGTGCCCTTCCTGCGCCTCACTGTCCCACGCCTCCGGAAACTGGTAGGTGCTCTAAACTCCGAGCGGGTCACGATGCCACAAGGAAATCGGGTCTACTATATCAGCGAAAAGCTGGAAGTCAGTCCCGATATTGTGAGCAAATATCTATCGAAGAGACTGTTTATCCTCGAAATGCCGTATGAGATGTTCGAAAAGAACCTGCAGCACATGATCGACTACAATGTGTCGCCGATAAACGTCCTCAAGGATCTCTGGGCCTTTCGCTATACACCAAAGTCTGTTCAGTTGCGTTTGGAGCGCGCCAAGCGGGCGAAGAAGGACAAGATCATGCCGTGGATGGTGCGCTGCCCGGAGCCCATACTGCAGCGCTCCTTGAAGCTTTCACTCGATGAGCTGAAGGTTTTGGGGGAGTTCTCCTCCGTGGTGGAATACTTAGCGCATCGTCTTGGATTCAGCGCTAGTGAAGCGAAGGCAATCATGGACAAGCATCCGCAGGTGCACACCGTGCGAGTGACCAAG ATTAAAGAGGTGCTGGACTACTTACTCGATGAGGCCCAGTTTACAAGATTTGAGGTGGCTCAAGTTCCTCGAATTCTGTGCCATAGCCTGAAAACCACAAAGAAGCGCATGGAAGAACTAAAATCGCACGGTTGTCGACCCTCCTCCCTCGTAATTCTTTGTCGCAGCCGGAGGGAGTACGACAAGTTTCTGCAGCACTGGATTAGCCAAGAAAGAAATCCGCAAAGTGTATCAGAAGGATGA
- the LOC120450962 gene encoding E3 ubiquitin-protein ligase KCMF1 yields MNRHERIECKGCGKQSFTFRCYRCLSCQDFDLCEGCYDNDFTTATHPFDHPVVCVLIPSDVELYFGGEYISNYPPQSYRCPYCKRWGFNESTFLEHVSAMHPDASPLLVSTMVGLFEQQQAARLFLESEQLASITVAATSRNELMRRPEGSMALYLEPLNRDGSYRRGVDTNGETRARRCSPDGRDRLQALVRDRNPRMTRRSAGPATRSSPMTSRPPPAPASRNNSSNNTQMDLNNDLVSMAARSRLNVIQDNVEAAAPFGVSGSATSQPQQQQQVVAPSPNAAAAPIATHPSLIEMMRFYDEAGLQPFAAPSGRAIRTRSANSAPPATSSGNNTRTIHVYGPTSAFTQAPHNPRSLTLAPELFSRDERQRSARMPSFQANPGALQRQGSSTRPLTTRSVEFSELPSEESDLPLILGTSSIENMLRCLNEDPAKAAKQRDQERRRFLCYRFVAPRTSKRPQNHFLLLRAEFVSQVLYSAFCDEDIQGVSFPILGNISKLRIIPGNVISGAGDAEKIPSPP; encoded by the coding sequence ATGAATCGCCACGAGCGCATCGAGTGCAAAGGATGCGGAAAGCAGTCCTTCACCTTCAGGTGCTATCGCTGCCTGAGCTGCCAAGACTTTGATCTTTGCGAGGGCTGCTACGACAATGACTTCACCACCGCCACGCATCCGTTTGACCATCCGGTGGTATGCGTTCTCATTCCGTCGGATGTGGAACTCTACTTTGGTGGCGAGTACATCAGCAACTATCCGCCGCAGAGCTATCGCTGTCCGTACTGCAAGAGATGGGGCTTCAACGAGTCCACCTTCCTGGAGCATGTATCGGCGATGCACCCAGATGCCAGTCCCCTGCTGGTCTCCACCATGGTCGGCCTCTTcgaacagcagcaggcggcgCGCCTCTTCCTGGAGAGTGAGCAGTTGGCCTCCATTACGGTGGCCGCCACGTCGCGCAACGAACTGATGCGTCGCCCAGAGGGCTCCATGGCTCTCTACCTGGAGCCCCTAAATCGGGATGGCAGCTATCGCAGGGGAGTGGATACGAATGGCGAAACCCGTGCGAGGCGGTGCTCTCCTGACGGCCGTGATCGGCTTCAGGCTCTCGTCAGGGATCGGAACCCCCGTATGACACGCCGAAGTGCTGGCCCAGCCACCAGAAGTAGTCCGATGACTTCGAGACCGCCGCCAGCACCAGCTTCTAGAAATAACTCCAGCAATAACACGCAAATGGATTTGAATAACGACTTGGTCAGCATGGCGGCCAGATCCCGCTTGAATGTGATTCAAGATAACGTGGAAGCTGCTGCACCGTTCGGTGTCAGTGGCAGTGCCACATCGcaaccacaacagcagcagcaggtggtgGCACCCAGCCCGAATGCCGCCGCTGCACCCATCGCAACACATCCATCGCTGATCGAGATGATGCGCTTCTATGACGAGGCTGGCTTGCAGCCATTTGCAGCCCCATCCGGTCGAGCCATCCGCACCAGATCCGCAAACTCGGCTCCACCAGCGaccagcagcggcaacaacacaCGGACTATACATGTCTACGGACCCACATCCGCTTTTACCCAGGCGCCGCACAATCCTCGATCCTTGACCTTGGCCCCAGAACTGTTTTCACGCGACGAGCGGCAACGGTCTGCCAGGATGCCCAGTTTCCAGGCCAATCCCGGAGCACTCCAGCGCCAGGGATCCAGCACGCGGCCCCTGACCACGCGCTCCGTGGAATTCAGTGAGTTGCCGTCGGAGGAGAGCGATCTGCCCCTCATCCTAGGCACCTCCTCGATCGAGAACATGTTGCGTTGCCTCAATGAGGACCCGGCCAAAGCGGCGAAGCAGAGGGATCAGGAGCGCAGGCGTTTCCTCTGCTATCGCTTCGTGGCACCCAGGACATCAAAGCGTCCGCAGAACCATTTCCTATTGCTACGTGCCGAGTTTGTGTCCCAGGTGCTCTACTCCGCCTTCTGCGATGAGGATATCCAGGGTGTTTCCTTTCCGATCTTGGGAAACATCTCAAAACTGAGGATCATTCCGGGCAACGTCATCTCTGGTGCCGGCGATGCTGAGAAGATCCCGTCTCCTCCGTAA
- the LOC120450949 gene encoding non-lysosomal glucosylceramidase isoform X1, producing MAEPLGVETKPLSNGNANGNAVGVGIAESASAVFQEKMKLQLEEPSEITAVPKYGLKLKFDHVWPEKRIQNVRASIRQTLPMVPLVCRYAAYYWKVSREGRRVYMDYYYMENGKQIYGVPIGGIGGGTIGRGYAGEFCRFQMRPGIYEYNVVQANQFIVTIKDPKGCTIFQSLLSKCSTRDKSSDPDADPDGERTKCQLPNCSSRAKQPLSAWHSNIEDSRCSYTGLYPRSWTEYDLSHYGVRLTCRQVSPVIPHEYRDSSLPCAVFVWSVENVCDQERKVSITFSFKNGTGNKKQDAEGGAESQLISEGNAKGVSIRQKIAEMPCSYNLACRVLPEISITRCPQFDPAGNGEQLWAQLKEHGQLSEQPTSEALKTKDIGVAVCAQVALKPMASHDLEFVLAWDMPKIQFPRKMQTHTRYYTKYFDASGDSGPKICEYALRQYSTWERLIDAWQRPILNDESLPDWYKCAIFNQLYFISDGGTIWLKCDSSLGKELTYDDPRLAYGRFGYLEGHEYRMYNTYDVHFYASPALAHLWPNLQVSLQYDFKDAIAAELSDTRKMLYDGKVMPRKVKNCVPHDLGDPDEEPFTLINCYNIHDVNDWKDLNTKFVLQVYRDYYVLNELAQAQADNASKFSSIEFIDKESLYELYSQDNKRKNSADEKQQNRKSASMYINETNGKVYLMDAIGYLKAMYAPCKAIMERTIEYDKDNDGLIENTKMPDQTYDSWVMDGPSAYCSGLWLAALQAMSAMATILDQPNDCLRYQDILEKGKRSLEEKLWNGSYYRFDLSHSHRDTIMADQLCGHWYLKSCGFDYEIYPKENVRTALKRIYDNNVMGFHEGNIGAANGFIANAGDPTKPGHVDNSNIQAEEVWPGVVYALAATMIQEGMFEEAFQTAGGMYKTLSQRIGMNFETPEALYGEKRYRSIGYMRPLSIWSMQVALERRRAQRD from the exons ATGGCGGAACCTTTAGGAGTGGAAACCAAGCCGCTGAGCAATGGAAACGCCAATGGAAACGCGGTGGGGGTGGGAATCGCCGAATCCGCCAGTGCCGTCTTCCAGGAGAAGATGAagctgcagctggaggagcCCAGCGAGATCACGGCGGTGCCGAAGTACGGCCTCAAACTGAAGTTCGACCATGTGTGGCCGGAAAAGAGGATCCAGAATGTGCGGGCCTCCATCAGGCAAACGCTGCCCATGGTGCCCCTCGTCTGCAG ATATGCGGCCTACTACTGGAAAGTGTCGCGTGAAGGTCGTCGGGTGTACATGGACTACTACTACATGGAGAACGGCAAGCAGATCTATGGAGTGCCCATCGGAGGAATTGGCGGCGGCACCATTGGAAGGGGCTATGCCGGCGAGTTCTGCCGATTCCAGATGCGTCCCGGCATCTACGAGTACAACGTGGTGCAGGCCAATCAGTTCATCGTTACCATCAAGGATCCCAAGGGATGCACCATCTTTCAGAGCCTCCTCTCCAAGTGCAG CACCAGGGACAAGTCCAGCGATCCGGATGCCGATCCGGATGGGGAAAGAACTAAATGTCAACTGCCCAATTGCAGCAGTCGCGCCAAGCAGCCGCTGAGTGCCTGGCACTCGAACATCGAGGACTCGCGCTGCAGCTACACGGGCCTCTATCCTCGCTCCTGGACGGAGTACGATCTGTCCCACTATGGAGTGCGTTTGACCTGTCGCCAGGTATCGCCGGTGATCCCACACGAGTACCGGGACTCCAGTCTGCCCTGCGCCGTTTTCGTATGGAGCGTGGAGAATGTCTGCGACCAGGAGCGCAAGGTGTCCATCACTTTCAGTTTCAAGAACGGCACAGGGAACAAGAAACAGGATGCGGAGGGCGGAGCAGAGTCGCAGCTAATCAGCGAGGGCAACGCTAAGGGAGTCTCCATCCGGCAGAAGATCGCTGAGATGCCCTGCAGCTATAACCTGGCATGTAGAGTCCTTCCTGAGATCAGCATCACGCGGTGCCCCCAGTTCGATCCCGCCGGCAACGGAGAGCAGCTGTGGGCCCAGCTCAAGGAGCACGGCCAGCTTAGCGAGCAGCCCACCTCAGAGGCACTAAAAA CCAAAGATATAGGCGTCGCTGTCTGTGCCCAGGTGGCTCTGAAGCCAATGGCGTCCCACGATCTGGAGTTTGTGCTGGCCTGGGACATGCCAAAGATTCAGTTCCCCAGGAAGATGCAGACCCACACGCGCTACTACACCAAGTACTTTGATGCCAGCGGAGATTCGGGTCCCAAGATCTGCGAGTATGCCCTAAGGCAGTATTCCACCTGGGAGCGGTTGATCGATGCCTGGCAAAGACCCATTCTCAATGATGA GAGCCTTCCCGACTGGTACAAGTGCGCCATATTCAATCAACTTTACTTCATCTCGGATGGCGGAACCATCTGGTTGAAATGCGATTCCTCGCTGGGCAAGGAACTGACATATGATGATCCGCGGCTGGCCTATGGCCGTTTCGGTTACCTAGAAGGCCACGAATACCGCATGTACAACACCTACGATGTCCACTTCTATGCATCGCCGGCTCTGGCTCACCTGTGGCCCAATCTTCAGGTCAGTCTGCAGTACGACTTCAAGGATGCTATAGCCGCAGAGCTGAGCGATACCCGTAAAATGCTTTACGATGGCAAGGTGATGCCGCGCAAGGTCAAGAATTGTGTGCCCCACGATCTCGGGGATCCCGATGAGG AGCCCTTCACCCTGATCAACTGCTACAACATTCACGATGTGAATGATTGGAAGGATCTCAATACGAAGTTTGTGCTGCAGGTCTACCGGGACTACTATGTCCTCAATGAACTGGCCCAGGCCCAGGCGGATAATGCCAGCAAGTTCAGCTCCATCGAGTTCATTGATAAGGAGAGCCTGTATGAGCTGTACAGCCAGGACAACAAGCGCAAGAATTCTGCTGATGAAAAGCAAC AAAACCGTAAATCCGCATCGATGTACATCAACGAAACGAATGGAAAGGTGTATCTTATGGACGCCATTGGCTATTTGAAGGCCATGTACGCACCGTGCAAGGCCATCATGGAGCGGACCATTGAGTACGATAAAGACAACGACGGTCTGATCGAGAACACAAAGATGCCGGACCAGACCTACGACTCCTGGGTGATGGACGGGCCAAGTGCCTACTGCTCCGGTCTCTGGCTGGCTGCTCTGCAAGCCATGTCCGCCATGGCTACGATTCTGGACCAGCCAAACGATTGCCTGCGCTATCAGGATATTCTGGAGAAGGGCAAGCGATCGCTGGAGGAGAAGCTCTGGAACGGCAGCTACTATCGCTTTGATCTATCGCACAGTCACCGGGATACGATCATGGCCGATCAGCTGTGCGGTCATTGGTATTTAAAGTCCTGCGGCTTCGACTACGAGATCTATCCAAAGGAAAATGTGCGTACTGCCCTTAAGAGAATCTACGATAACAATGTGATGGGCTTTCATGAGGGCAATATCGGAGCGGCCAATGGCTTTATAGCCAACGCCGGCGATCCCACCAAGCCCGGTCACGtggacaacagcaacatccaGGCAGAGGAGGTGTGGCCAGGGGTTGTGTACGCTCTGGCTGCCACCATGATACAGGAGGGCATGTTCGAGGAAGCCTTCCAGACCGCCGGCGGAATGTACAAGACCCTGTCGCAGCGCATCGGCATGAACTTCGAGACCCCGGAAGCGTTGTACGGGGAAAAGCGCTATCGCTCCATTGGCTATATGCGCCCCTTAAGTATTTGGTCCATGCAGGTGGCATTGGAGCGACGGCGAGCCCAACGCGATTAA
- the LOC120450949 gene encoding non-lysosomal glucosylceramidase isoform X2, which produces MAEPLGVETKPLSNGNANGNAVGVGIAESASAVFQEKMKLQLEEPSEITAVPKYGLKLKFDHVWPEKRIQNVRASIRQTLPMVPLVCRYAAYYWKVSREGRRVYMDYYYMENGKQIYGVPIGGIGGGTIGRGYAGEFCRFQMRPGIYEYNVVQANQFIVTIKDPKGCTIFQSLLSKCSSRAKQPLSAWHSNIEDSRCSYTGLYPRSWTEYDLSHYGVRLTCRQVSPVIPHEYRDSSLPCAVFVWSVENVCDQERKVSITFSFKNGTGNKKQDAEGGAESQLISEGNAKGVSIRQKIAEMPCSYNLACRVLPEISITRCPQFDPAGNGEQLWAQLKEHGQLSEQPTSEALKTKDIGVAVCAQVALKPMASHDLEFVLAWDMPKIQFPRKMQTHTRYYTKYFDASGDSGPKICEYALRQYSTWERLIDAWQRPILNDESLPDWYKCAIFNQLYFISDGGTIWLKCDSSLGKELTYDDPRLAYGRFGYLEGHEYRMYNTYDVHFYASPALAHLWPNLQVSLQYDFKDAIAAELSDTRKMLYDGKVMPRKVKNCVPHDLGDPDEEPFTLINCYNIHDVNDWKDLNTKFVLQVYRDYYVLNELAQAQADNASKFSSIEFIDKESLYELYSQDNKRKNSADEKQQNRKSASMYINETNGKVYLMDAIGYLKAMYAPCKAIMERTIEYDKDNDGLIENTKMPDQTYDSWVMDGPSAYCSGLWLAALQAMSAMATILDQPNDCLRYQDILEKGKRSLEEKLWNGSYYRFDLSHSHRDTIMADQLCGHWYLKSCGFDYEIYPKENVRTALKRIYDNNVMGFHEGNIGAANGFIANAGDPTKPGHVDNSNIQAEEVWPGVVYALAATMIQEGMFEEAFQTAGGMYKTLSQRIGMNFETPEALYGEKRYRSIGYMRPLSIWSMQVALERRRAQRD; this is translated from the exons ATGGCGGAACCTTTAGGAGTGGAAACCAAGCCGCTGAGCAATGGAAACGCCAATGGAAACGCGGTGGGGGTGGGAATCGCCGAATCCGCCAGTGCCGTCTTCCAGGAGAAGATGAagctgcagctggaggagcCCAGCGAGATCACGGCGGTGCCGAAGTACGGCCTCAAACTGAAGTTCGACCATGTGTGGCCGGAAAAGAGGATCCAGAATGTGCGGGCCTCCATCAGGCAAACGCTGCCCATGGTGCCCCTCGTCTGCAG ATATGCGGCCTACTACTGGAAAGTGTCGCGTGAAGGTCGTCGGGTGTACATGGACTACTACTACATGGAGAACGGCAAGCAGATCTATGGAGTGCCCATCGGAGGAATTGGCGGCGGCACCATTGGAAGGGGCTATGCCGGCGAGTTCTGCCGATTCCAGATGCGTCCCGGCATCTACGAGTACAACGTGGTGCAGGCCAATCAGTTCATCGTTACCATCAAGGATCCCAAGGGATGCACCATCTTTCAGAGCCTCCTCTCCAAGTGCAG CAGTCGCGCCAAGCAGCCGCTGAGTGCCTGGCACTCGAACATCGAGGACTCGCGCTGCAGCTACACGGGCCTCTATCCTCGCTCCTGGACGGAGTACGATCTGTCCCACTATGGAGTGCGTTTGACCTGTCGCCAGGTATCGCCGGTGATCCCACACGAGTACCGGGACTCCAGTCTGCCCTGCGCCGTTTTCGTATGGAGCGTGGAGAATGTCTGCGACCAGGAGCGCAAGGTGTCCATCACTTTCAGTTTCAAGAACGGCACAGGGAACAAGAAACAGGATGCGGAGGGCGGAGCAGAGTCGCAGCTAATCAGCGAGGGCAACGCTAAGGGAGTCTCCATCCGGCAGAAGATCGCTGAGATGCCCTGCAGCTATAACCTGGCATGTAGAGTCCTTCCTGAGATCAGCATCACGCGGTGCCCCCAGTTCGATCCCGCCGGCAACGGAGAGCAGCTGTGGGCCCAGCTCAAGGAGCACGGCCAGCTTAGCGAGCAGCCCACCTCAGAGGCACTAAAAA CCAAAGATATAGGCGTCGCTGTCTGTGCCCAGGTGGCTCTGAAGCCAATGGCGTCCCACGATCTGGAGTTTGTGCTGGCCTGGGACATGCCAAAGATTCAGTTCCCCAGGAAGATGCAGACCCACACGCGCTACTACACCAAGTACTTTGATGCCAGCGGAGATTCGGGTCCCAAGATCTGCGAGTATGCCCTAAGGCAGTATTCCACCTGGGAGCGGTTGATCGATGCCTGGCAAAGACCCATTCTCAATGATGA GAGCCTTCCCGACTGGTACAAGTGCGCCATATTCAATCAACTTTACTTCATCTCGGATGGCGGAACCATCTGGTTGAAATGCGATTCCTCGCTGGGCAAGGAACTGACATATGATGATCCGCGGCTGGCCTATGGCCGTTTCGGTTACCTAGAAGGCCACGAATACCGCATGTACAACACCTACGATGTCCACTTCTATGCATCGCCGGCTCTGGCTCACCTGTGGCCCAATCTTCAGGTCAGTCTGCAGTACGACTTCAAGGATGCTATAGCCGCAGAGCTGAGCGATACCCGTAAAATGCTTTACGATGGCAAGGTGATGCCGCGCAAGGTCAAGAATTGTGTGCCCCACGATCTCGGGGATCCCGATGAGG AGCCCTTCACCCTGATCAACTGCTACAACATTCACGATGTGAATGATTGGAAGGATCTCAATACGAAGTTTGTGCTGCAGGTCTACCGGGACTACTATGTCCTCAATGAACTGGCCCAGGCCCAGGCGGATAATGCCAGCAAGTTCAGCTCCATCGAGTTCATTGATAAGGAGAGCCTGTATGAGCTGTACAGCCAGGACAACAAGCGCAAGAATTCTGCTGATGAAAAGCAAC AAAACCGTAAATCCGCATCGATGTACATCAACGAAACGAATGGAAAGGTGTATCTTATGGACGCCATTGGCTATTTGAAGGCCATGTACGCACCGTGCAAGGCCATCATGGAGCGGACCATTGAGTACGATAAAGACAACGACGGTCTGATCGAGAACACAAAGATGCCGGACCAGACCTACGACTCCTGGGTGATGGACGGGCCAAGTGCCTACTGCTCCGGTCTCTGGCTGGCTGCTCTGCAAGCCATGTCCGCCATGGCTACGATTCTGGACCAGCCAAACGATTGCCTGCGCTATCAGGATATTCTGGAGAAGGGCAAGCGATCGCTGGAGGAGAAGCTCTGGAACGGCAGCTACTATCGCTTTGATCTATCGCACAGTCACCGGGATACGATCATGGCCGATCAGCTGTGCGGTCATTGGTATTTAAAGTCCTGCGGCTTCGACTACGAGATCTATCCAAAGGAAAATGTGCGTACTGCCCTTAAGAGAATCTACGATAACAATGTGATGGGCTTTCATGAGGGCAATATCGGAGCGGCCAATGGCTTTATAGCCAACGCCGGCGATCCCACCAAGCCCGGTCACGtggacaacagcaacatccaGGCAGAGGAGGTGTGGCCAGGGGTTGTGTACGCTCTGGCTGCCACCATGATACAGGAGGGCATGTTCGAGGAAGCCTTCCAGACCGCCGGCGGAATGTACAAGACCCTGTCGCAGCGCATCGGCATGAACTTCGAGACCCCGGAAGCGTTGTACGGGGAAAAGCGCTATCGCTCCATTGGCTATATGCGCCCCTTAAGTATTTGGTCCATGCAGGTGGCATTGGAGCGACGGCGAGCCCAACGCGATTAA